A single genomic interval of Anopheles marshallii chromosome 2, idAnoMarsDA_429_01, whole genome shotgun sequence harbors:
- the LOC128718790 gene encoding uncharacterized protein LOC128718790 — protein sequence MKWSNKLVVTLINIVLLAVIILSLPVLIPILALFQLHRQIVAQLLAVKYGSSFRGLMEGSDVVWAGQQRSSKSMVNVLLLFKSPARVSNGCGSDLLDIFRNRFKRRHTDGTYQKMFWERRFQWGYYFWKEQGLPLWADRYVKELDAVPHRDCLSRIELCTLIGSISNRDCNGTSWELLVGSQPLRRHEGSAVMLYPVLFRYHHSIADGIAIFRLFCQDFLDNPAASEKHVWNPDTANQGSVRSFITWRNLFLMAFRSPRFLINEILFKRERNSFIGAEPSDDKIVCWVGADSEQNGCCETPVINVIKSVKRLLDGCSFTDVFLTAFAMSLRSFCIRKGVPVPPAVTIGLMRRFQRESKVIRLRNRSTAVFKTLPLADLPIDASSFATLNELLSQINAVRGPVEAAQAVADAILTHLCVSYLPELLPAPIMRVLFSRSKFTIALSNIPAFVGSVAVENYILKEAAFWVPNIEKNLFGLTLLTTNGQLQIGAIADRRIIACETELDSLLSDTLQELRRLDNALKNKIY from the exons ATGAAGTGGAGCAATAAATTGGTGGTAACTTTGATAAACATAGTTCTGCTGGCCGTGATTATATTGAGCCTACCGGTGTTAATACCAATCCTAGCGTTGTTTCAACTACATCGACAAATCGTAGCACAATTGCTAGCCGTCAAGTATGGTTCATCATTTCGAGGATTGATGGAAGGGTCGGATGTCGTTTGGGCAGGGCAACAGCGATCGTCCAAGTCAATGGTAAATGTGTTACTGTTGTTTAAAAGCCCTGCACGCGTGTCAAACGGTTGCGGTTCGGATTTGCTCGACATATTTCGGAACCGCTTCAAGCGTCGTCATACGGACGGGACCTATCAGAAGATGTTCTGGGAAAGACGATTTCAATGGGGATACTATTTTTGGAAGGAACAAGGGCTTCCGCTGTGGGCCGATCGTTACGTCAAAGAACTCGACGCGGTTCCCCACCGTGACTGCCTATCACGAATTGAGCTCTGCACGCTAATTGGCTCAATCAGCAATCGGGATTGTAATGGCACGAGTTGGGAGCTGCTCGTTGGAAGCCAGCCATTACGACGTCACGAGGGCAGCGCCGTAATGCTGTACCCG GTCCTTTTCAGGTACCATCATTCAATAGCTGATGGAATTGCGATATTTCGATTGTTCTGCCAGGATTTCCTCGACAATCCGGCCGCGTCGGAGAAACACGTGTGGAATCCAGATACAGCCAATCAAGGCTCAGTGCGGAGCTTCATCACTTGGCGCAATCTCTTCCTGATGGCATTTCGAAGTCCGAGATTTTTGATAAACGAGATATTGTTCAAACGCGAGCGCAACTCTTTCATCGGCGCGGAACCGAGCGATGATAAAATCGTTTGCTGGGTTGGAGCAGATAGTGAGCAAAACGGCTGCTGTGAGACGCCCGTAATAAACGTAATCAAGAGTGTAAAGCGCTTGCTGGATGGGTGCAGCTTTACGGACGTCTTCCTGACAGCTTTTGCGATGAGTCTTCGGTCGTTCTGCATACGGAAGGGTGTACCCGTTCCACCGGCCGTCACAATCGGCCTAATGAGAAGGTTTCAGCGTGAATCCAAAGTAATACGGCTGCGTAATCGTTCTACGGCTGTGTTTAAAACGTTACCACTAGCTGACCTGCCGATAGATGCTTCTTCCTTTGCAACACTCAACGAGCTGCTGTCACAGATAAATGCAGTAAGAGGTCCCGTCGAAGCAGCACAAGCCGTTGCGGACGCAATA CTAACTCATCTGTGCGTGTCATATCTCCCGGAGCTACTGCCAGCTCCGATTAtgcgtgtgttgttttcccgaagtaAGTTCACGATTGCACTGTCCAACATTCCGGCGTTTGTCGGCAGTGTCGCGGTGGAAAACTACATCCTAAAGGAGGCTGCATTTTGGGTTCCCAACATCGAGAAGAACTTGTTTGGGTTAACGCTACTGACGACGAATGGTCAGTTGCAGATAGGTGCAATAGCTGATCGTAGAATAATTGCATGCGAAACAGAGTTGGATAGTTTATTGAGCGATACTTTACAGGAGCTTAGACGTTTAGATAATGCGTTAAAGAATAAAAtctattga